The DNA window gCTAGGATAGATGAGAAGAACCACccagtgtttttttttttttttttgcccttGTTGGGTGAACAgtaacacaacaacagctaaattattttttacatcaTTTGCAACAAATGCATATGGAATATAAAGGGTCCAATGAACTGAAATGTATACAGCAGACCTCAGGATACAGGCAGTTGTAGTTGGGTAGCAATATCAAATATGCATAGGCATAAATCCATGACTTGTATGCCAGAAAAAACATATACCCCCTCTCCCAACCCAACAATGCCAGAAAACCCCCTCAAGGAGAACAAGTTAGCCTTGAGAGGGCACAAACATTGAAAGTTTATATTACGGAGCATAAACAGGTGGCATGTATAAGCAACGTATTACATATGTAACAAACGTATTAAAAGGTTTACCTTGACCACTGGATGTTTTCTTAAGCCTgcaaaattgaatttttctttcTCCAGAAATTCCCCAGAACCCCAATCCTTGAAAGGTCTTTACGTTGTTGGGAGCGTCAGAATCCCTGGCTAGAAATGTGTTACGACACCAATATCCAGCAGCAAGTGATGCGGTCACAGACAGATTTTCGACAAACTCGTATCTTGTATTCTAATAAAGAGAAGAAACCCAAATTACAAAAGGCAAAATAACATTTTTCTCTCAAATAACCAAAAAGAACAAGGCAGGGCACTTACATTCTCTGAATTGTAAGTAGCAATCGCTAAGCGGGAAATCTCACTGTATGTTGGGCCGTTCTTGTTATGTCGTATTGGAACAATTGGAGCCACAATACGAGCACCCAAATCCAAATCCAGGGTGATATCAAAACCCTAATTGCATAAACCAACAAGACGAAAaacaaaaccatcaacaacatATATCCAGAATAAACCCACAAGTGGGGGCCCGGGGTGGATTATTGCGTACGCAGATCTTGAATCACAACCCTCATGGCAAAAACCAACAAAACAGACAAATCAGAAACAGTGTAAATTCCACAAGTTGAGTTCGG is part of the Capsicum annuum cultivar UCD-10X-F1 unplaced genomic scaffold, UCD10Xv1.1 ctg83372, whole genome shotgun sequence genome and encodes:
- the LOC124895653 gene encoding uncharacterized protein LOC124895653, which gives rise to MADKGKRKLEEETGVNTESNVVDEYDSDHEMYVGKSRMSRENRNAYWRQVDESEGFDITLDLDLGARIVAPIVPIRHNKNGPTYSEISRLAIATYNSENNTRYEFVENLSVTASLAAGYWCRNTFLARDSDAPNNVKTFQGLGFWGISGERKIQFCRLKKTSSGQGDECPPDSNVDEKAAQ